Below is a genomic region from Culicoides brevitarsis isolate CSIRO-B50_1 chromosome 2, AGI_CSIRO_Cbre_v1, whole genome shotgun sequence.
ttttttttaaatgatgacttcatttctttttttcgcaGTTCTTCAAAAGGCATTCAAGAGTTTCGATCATGACAATAGCGGAAGTATTTCCTCCGAAACTGTCGCCGATATTCTTCGTTTGATGGGACAACCCTTCGATCGCAAGATTCTCGACGAGCTCATCGAAGAAGTTGACGAAGACAAATCGGGTCGCATCGAGTTCAGTGAATTCATTCAACTTGCTGCCCGTTTCATCATTGAGGAAGATGTTGAAGCCATGCAAAAGGAGTTGCGCGAAGCCTTCCGCTTGTACGACAAAGAAGGAAATGGTTACATCCCAACCCGATGCCTTCGTGAGATCTTGCACGAATTGGATGATCAACTCAGCGAATCAGAACTCGACAGCTTGATCGAGGAAATTGACTCGGATGGCAGCGGTACAGTTGATTTCGATGGTGagttcatactttttttttcgtgtgtcttTCTAGATAATTTTGACAacaatttatgacaaaaaagaaacaaacaaatgacGAAACACGTGAATTATGATTGGAAAACAAAAGAGTTTGctagaaaatataataaagaagaaaacagATGAAGATGAAGACGAAAAATGACAATTAAGAGCTACCTACGTGCGCGCTATTTGGGGACACGCTGTTGTAATTGCTTGTGATAAATGACTATGAGACCATACTAATGAGATaataacgaacaaaaataatctACTTTGTGTGTATTGCACTCTCacctattcaattttttttattcaattcttcatagagataaaaaaaaaacagaaaaagatCGCGGGTTGTTAATCTATtccttacgaaaaaaattttttatatcattttatttttgtttttttcacgcgtaaaatacgaaaaataaaaaaatgaaaaaaaaaaaaataaatagaaaaaaatt
It encodes:
- the LOC134829325 gene encoding troponin C-like — translated: MMGDDISDELPPEQIAILQKAFKSFDHDNSGSISSETVADILRLMGQPFDRKILDELIEEVDEDKSGRIEFSEFIQLAARFIIEEDVEAMQKELREAFRLYDKEGNGYIPTRCLREILHELDDQLSESELDSLIEEIDSDGSGTVDFDEFMEMMTGE